Genomic segment of Ignavibacteriales bacterium:
TATATGATAGTTGGAGATTTGACAAAATATCTGGATGATTGGGCACCGCCTGGAGCCGCTTGGGAGAAGGACAACGTTGGACTTCAAATTGGCTCAAGGAGGCAAAAAATCAAAAGCATCATGCTCTGTCTTGAGCTTAATGATGAAGTCCTAAAAGAATCCCTTCAAAAAAAATGTAACTTTATATTTACCCACCATCCTCTCATATTCAAACCAATAAAAAAATTAGATACTGAAAATAATTCTTTAGCAGAACTGATTGAAAAATTGTTCAAGCATAACATCAGCGTTTATTCTGCCCACACAAACTTCGATTCCATAAAAGACGGTGTATCATTCGAACTTGCTAAAGTTTTAAAATTAAAGAATATTCGATTCCTACAAAATGAAGAGAACAATCAATTCAAAGTAGTTACATTTATTCCTGCAACGAGCTTAGATAAAATTTCTGAAGCAATATTTTCGGCAGGTGGAGGAATAATCGGCGAGTATGAAAATTGCAGCTTTAGATCTTCCGGAGAAGGAACATTTAAGGGATCTCCTAAATCTAATCCACAAGTCGGGAAGAAAAATCGTTTTGAAAATGTGAATGAAATTCGACTGGAAGTTATAGTAGATTCTTGGAAATTAAATAAAGTGATTTCTGCAATTTTAAAAACTCATCCTTATGAGGAACCAGCATATGATATTTATTCTCTAAAAAATAAAAATGTAAATTATGGCACCGGTGCAATCGGTGAACTTGAAGAAGGAATGAATGAAAATAAATTTTTATCGTTCGTTTCAAAATCGTTAAAAACAAAAGTATTGAAATATTGCGAAGGAACGGGGAAAGCAATTAAAAAAGTTGCCGTCTGCGGTGGATCTGGTTCCGAACTATTGATAAAAACTATTTCAGAAGGAGCGGATGCTTTTGTAACTGCAGATATAAAATATCATACTTATCAAGAAGCCGAAAGAAAAATTTTGTTGATTGATGCCGGTCATTATGAAACTGAAATTATTTCACTAAAAGCTGCTCAACAAGTAATTAATAGTTTTATTCCAAAAAGCAACGGTATAAAAATTTTAAAATATTCGGGCAGTACCAACCCGGTCAAATTTTATAAACAATAAGGAGTCCACTTTGATAGAAAAGCTCTCGGTTCTCTACGAACTTCAATTGATCGATAACCAACTCGATGAACTTGAAGAATTGCGCGGTGACCTTCCCGCAGCAGTTAATGATCTGAAATTTCAGATCAATACTATTGATGAGCAAATTGAAACTAAAGAAGCTGAAAAGAAAGGCTCTATCAATAAACGCAAACAGAATGATGAAGATGTTGACCGGATTAAAGCCAATCTTAAAAAGTTCAAATCCCAGCTTTACCAGGTCCGCAATAACAAAGAGTATGACGCTCTTACAAAAGAAATTGATCATAGCGAGGCACAAATTACAAAATTTGAGGCGGAAAGTTCTGCGCTTGAAGATCTTGTTCAGAAATTGAAAAAAGAAATTAGTGAAGTTGAACCGCAGCTCGATACTCTTTCAAAAGATTTGAAGGAGAAAGAAACGGAACTAAAACAAATCATCAAAGCTAATGAACGCGAAGAAGCTCGGTTAAAAGATAAACGCGATAAGGTTGCAACAAAAGTCCGCAAACCAGATTACAATACATACAGCAGAATCCGTAAAGCTCTTGGCGGAAAAGCTGTAGTTACAATTATAAGAGCAGCGTGTTCCGGGTGTCATAATGTGGTACCCCCGCAGCGACAGCTTGAGATCAAATCGAGCAAGAGATTATTTTCTTGTGAATCATGCGGCAGAATATTAGTATCACCCGATGTTGCTGCTGAAGTTGAAAAGAAAATTAAGTTTTAGCTTATATAATTAAAGACCCCGACCTAGTCGGGGTTTTTTCTATCCTAATTATTTTTTCTATTGGAATTTTATTCTCTTCGCTTAAATCCAGGAAAGCATTAATCAAATAAACAAACTTGAACTTTTGAATATCATTTAATCTAATCTCTTCTTCTTGAATAATGCCATTAGCAATAAGCTTTGCTCTTTTAGTTCCTTTTAGTAGAGGTGATGAAGGCGTGAAATATTTTGTTCCGTCAAAAAAAACAACATTTGAAAAACTCGTATCAGTTACAAATCCGTTTTTGATAATTAATATTTCATCAGCTTTAGATTTTGTAAGATGATCTTCAAATATGGTTCTGTTTTCAAATTTAAGGGAATAAGTAATTTCATTATCATGTACAATTTGTAAGCAATTTATTTTTTCCTTGTTGTATTTCTGAAAGTCTACGCTAATAATTTCTTGGGAATAAATAACACGGCATTTGTAAAGTTCATTTGATAAATCATCCGGTAATAAAATGATCTGGCTAAGATCAATTTGATCTTTTGCATTCAAGAGTTCAGCACGTGAGTTATTCATCCGAACATTATGGTATTCGATATTATACAATCTCTTGTTATATACTTTTATACTTTCAATTAATCGGGACATAAACTTTATCTATTAATTCTTGGTATTCAGATTTAGCATCACTCAAAAAAGTAATTCCCCCACCGCTCTTGTAGAAATATTTTTCATCTTCCCTTTCAATGAATCGTATCATAACAGCGCTATCTAGAACCGAACCGTCATAGTACCCAAAAATACCGGTGTAGAAACCTCTTGAATATATTTCCGCTTCTCTTATTATCTCAACAGTTTTTTTCTTTGGGGCACCGCTAATAGAACCTGCGGGAAGTAAAGTAAATATCATTTCGCCTATTTTAGTGTTGTAATGTTCTTTTAGTGTTCCAGTTATTTTTGAACTTACCTGCAATAATGATTTATCATTCGTAACTATTTTTTCGACATACCGGTATTTCTCAACTTGCACATTACTTGAGATTATACTTAAATCGTTCCTTATCAAATCAATAATTGTATTATGTTCTGCCGTTTCTTTTTTATCGCTAAGAATAATTTCTTCAGCATTAGGAATCGAACTATCTATAGTTCCTTTCATGGGATATGATGAAATAGTGTTTCCTTCTATTCTTATAAACGATTCCGGTGAGAATACAATGAATTTGTTTTTATAAAACAATTTATATTTTGCGTTACTTAACAAAAACATCTCTTTCAGTGTAAGATTCGTTTTTATCTCGGTCGGAAAAGTTAGGTTGAGAAGATAGGTGTTGCCGTCTCGAATTTGTTTTAATACTTTGTCAAACGATTTTTTGTAAGTTTCGAACGGAACTGGATATTTTTCAAATTGAATATTTTTGTCCGGGAGTAATGTTACTTCGTAATTTTTTCTCCCGTTAATATTGAAGAGAATCTCCAATGGATTTATTTCATTCAGTTTAATGATTTGCGGTTCAAGCATATCAAAATCAATAATGAATAGAAAAGGAATTTTATTCTTCCCATATTCATTCATTGTTTCTAGTGCAAGTGATTTATTAATGTTCATATTTTAAAGATAATGAATAGCAAAATATTAATAATAGATAATTACGATTCCTTCACATTTAATTTAAGACAAATCGTTGAAGAATTTCATTACGATTATACTATTATTAAAAATGACGAACTTACTCTAGATGAGATAGATAAATTTTCAAAAATATTAATCTCACCCGGACCAGGAATTCCCGCACAAGCCGGACTTGTGAAAGAAGTTATCAAACAATTTGCTTCTTCAAAAAGCATTTTGGGAATTTGTCTCGGTCATCAAGCAATAGCTGAGGTATTCGGCGGAAAACTTTATAACTTTTCAGATGTCTGCCACGGCATTTCAACTAATGTAAAAGTAATTGATTCGGATGATTACTTATTCAGTAGTATTCCGCAAAATTTTGATGCCGGATTGTACCATTCATGGGCTGTCTCTAAAAATAATTTCCCGGATTGCTTAAAAATCACTTCGGTCAGTAAAGATGATGTAATTATGTCCCTCTCACACATTGAATATGATGTTAGGGGTGTTCAATTCCATCCTGAATCGATTATGACGAAATACGGCGGACAACTAATACAGAACTGGTTACAGCGTTGAACTCCTCATTTTTTGATAGTAATTCCTTATCGTTATCTATCGGCATTCCCCGAAAAATTGAAGACAATGCTTTTTAAAAAATCTTTATCCCAAATTTCTTTCACAACGCCTTCCTTCAGCCAGTATATTCGAGGCGGTGATTGCCCAATCAAATTAAAAAATTGGTTGACATCAATCATCTTATAGGGGAGATCATAATTTGTTATTACTTTAAATGAATCCACCGAAATGCTTCCCTCACTAAAAAACAAAGTATATATCTCCGGGAACCATTTCATTTTTTTCTTCATGCCGGCCAAATCTCTTGCGAGAAATTGACAATGATCGCATTCGGTATTCATTATCGCAATCAATTTATCACCACGGGAAAGATCTACTCTCCCCGGTCCCACAAAATTAATGTACTCGGCAAATTTGAAATCCTTTTGAGATTTTACAGGAACAGTAATAAAGACCATAGCAACAGAAAGAATTATTATCAGTGGTGCTGCTAAATAATTTTTTTCCTCATCACTCCATCTGAGAAGTAAAACGAGCAGACTCATCAATACAATATTTTTAATTATTGATTCAAGCGGAGACATTTTTATCATTTCGCCAAAGCATCCGCAGTTCTGTGTGTCTTTTAATATGAATCCGGTGTAAGCTAAATATCCGGTGAAAATAAGAAGAAAAATAATTGCCGCGGGTATAACAATCGTTTTTAAGGAATACGGCAGGATGAGTAAAATACCTAAAGCGAATTCAAAACCAATTAACACCCGGACAATTATTGTCGCTGTTTCGCGTGTGGAAACAATTCCATGATCAACTAAAATTATTTCTGTTAAACCGGGCGAAATAAATTTTGCATATGCTGAAAAAAGAAATATTGCTCCAATTACAATTCTAAGGGCTAAAGCAATTTTATTTTTCATATAAATTTACTTATATCAGTTAAAAAGAAACAATGGTTATACTTTGTCATCCCAATCTTCTAGTAATATTCGATAGCGGTAGGCTCCGCAAACTGTTATTACCATTGCAGTTTCAGATACTTCTACTTTTATCCGCCGTGATCACCAATCATCAGCCACTTGTCGCCTTGCTTCAATAAAATATCAGTCCACCGGCCTGAACTGCTTGTTGTTTTACCTTCATTCTCCTTTTCAATCATTTTAAAATAGTAATGAACGAAAGCATAATTGCCATAGATTTGAATTGCGACCGGTGTGATATCGTAAACGAGAATTTTAGAATTCTCCATACTGTATTCAAGAAATTTTCCATGAGATTTTTTTGTGGTTGGCATGGCACTGCTGTTTGACCAGCCGCGATAATCCGTATGAATGTAGGATTGAAATCCATCGAAATCGCCTTTAGCAAAAAGTGCCCAATAGGCTTCTACATTTTTCCAAACCTCTTTTTGTGCGGATGACCATTCCTGCGCGGCGAGAGGCGATGCTTGAATCAAAAACATGTATATAACTACAATCGTGATAGAAAAATTTTTAAAATGTTTCATTTTATATTATCTCCTTCTCGAAATTGTCTTTAAATTATCTTTTTCCTTCTTACAACATAACTACACATTAACTATAGACGAACCACTTGTTTAAGCAAGAATTTCTTTTATTGCAGAAGGAAGATTTTCAATCGGTATAATATCTATCGAGTTTTTAATCTTAATGGATTTAAAATTATTTGAGGGAATAACAACTTTTTTAAAACCAAGTTTTGCGGCTTCTTGAATTCTCTTATCAATATTACTTACGCTTCTTACTTCACCGCCAAGGCCGACCTCACCAATAACAACCGTATCATTATTTGCAAACTTATTAGTAAAGTTTGATGCGATTGCACAGCATACAGCAAGGTCAACAGCCGGTTCATCAATCCTAATTCCACCAGCAATATTTAGAAAAACATTTTGAGCCGATAACCGAAGGTTAGCTCTTTTTTCTAGTACAGCTAGAAGAATTGAAAGTCTGCGGTAATCAAATCCCGTTGCAACTCGCTGAGGATTTCCATACGAAGAAGGTGTAACTAATGCCTGCACCTCAAGAAGGATTGGACGTGTGCCTTCAATACTGGAAGTTACAACTGAACCGGTAATTTCTTTTTCGCGCTCGCTTAAAAATATTTCGCTCGGATTTTTAACTTCATGCAATCCGTCATCATTCATTTCAAAAATGCCAATCTCATTTGTACTGCCGAAACGATTTTTCTGTGCACGCAATATTCTGTACGAATAACTTCTTTCTCCTTCAAATTGTAAAACAGTATCAACAATATGTTCAAGAACTTTTGGTCCTGCAATCGCGCCATCTTTCGTAACATGTCCGACAAGTATTATCGCACAATGTTTTTTCTTAGCAAGCTGCATCAACTCGGAAGTACATTCACGGATTTGTGTAATGGTCCCTGGAGGATTATCAAAATCCGGTTTATATGTTGTTTGTATTGAATCAACTATCACGACATCCGGTGCATATTTTTCAATTGCATTCAATATAATATCAAGGTCTGTTTCCGTTAGGACAGAAATTTTTTCTGAGTGTGATTTTAATCTTTTTGCGCGGAGATTGATTTGATTTGCAGATTCTTCACCGGTTACATATAAAACTTCGCCGTTAATTTTTGCCGCTGCCTGCATAACTAAGGTTGATTTACCAATACCCGGATCACCTCCGAGCAATACAACAGAACCGGGCATTAATCCGCCGCCAAGTACGCGGTCAAACTCAACTATATTGGTTTTTATTCTTTCTTCGTCTTGTTCAGTGATTGTGTTCAATTTAGAAATATTTAATTCACCTCTGTATTTCTTTTTGCCAGATTTTTTTTCTTCGATCAATTCTTCTGTAAATGTATTCCAGCTATCGCACGTAGGACATTTACCAAGCCATCTTAATGATTCATGCCCGCAACTTGAACAAATATATTTTATTCTACTCTTTGCCATTACAATCCTGTACGCTGAATGAATTTTTGTATTACATGATCTTTACTGTTTAGTACTTCCTCATACGTTCCGGTAAAATAAATTTTCCCTTCGTGCATCATTGCAATTACATCCGCGGTGTTCTTTACGCTAAACATATCATGTGTTACAATAATTGAAGTAACATTAAGTTTCTCATTTAATGATTTGATCAGCTCATCTATGGAATCAGACATTATCGGGTCAAGTCCTGTTGTGGGTTCATCATACAAAATATAATCCGGGTTTGTTACTAATGCGCGTGCAAGTCCGACACGTTTTTTCATTCCGCCGGAAAGCTCCGAGGGTTTAAATTTTTGTGTCCCGGGTAAACCAACAAGCTCAAGTTTTTCTGCAACTATTGTTTGAATTTTTTCTTTTGAATAACCAAAATTATTCTCGACTAAAGCAAGAGCAACATTTTCTTCAACGGACATAGAATCAAAAAGAGCACCGCCTTGAAACAAATATCCAAACCGGCGGCGAACTTCATAAAGTTCTTTTCGATCCAGTTCATTAACAATCTTACCTTCAAATTTTATAAATCCTTCATCAGGAAATAATAGACCAACAATATGTTTTAAGAGAACACTTTTTCCGCAACCGCTTCTACCAATTACGGCAAGTGATTCCCCCTCTTTAATATTTAGATTGATCCCGCGTAAAACGTGATTGCTTCCAAAACTTTTGTGAAGATTGTTAATTTCTATCATGGTGTGCAGAAACCTGTTAATGTCTTAAGTGAATATATAAAAGAAAAGAATTCAATTCGACCTCGTGAGTTCGTTCAATATTATATGTACAAAAATAACAAAGCCCGATTAGTATTTGTAATCGGGCTTCATTCACTTAATAATAACTTATGATTACGGATTCAACCCGGTATGGCACTCGGCACAAGACATTTCTTTCCAAGAATCTCCAGCTTCTTCGCCGGGATGTTTGAATTGTAGGAAAGAATTAACAGAAGAAAGTTCTAGTTTATCCGGTGGTCCCTGTGCATTTATACTATGACAAAGATTGCAATCTTTCTTTATCAATCTACCTTGCGGAGCCGCGTGATTATCATTATGACACCGGAAGCATCCCATAAATTCCATGTGCCCGATATTATTCGGGTAAACACTCCACTTAACTTTCATTTCGGGAAAAATATTTTTCTTATATGCTTCTTGAATTCCGCTTACAGCTCTATCAATCAAATATTTTTTATTGGCGTAAATCTCCGGATATTTTTCTTTATAAAATGAATTGATCTTGTTCTTAATAACAATCATTGCTGTATCAGTTGTTGAATAATCGGTACCTAAAATATCCATTGCTTTAGATTTGATCGAAGGAAGTTCTTTCGGAATAGACCCGGCAGTGATTGCATTGTTAATAAAAAATGCGGGCGGTTGATAATTATGAGATGGGCGGTTATGGCAATCCATACAATCCATTACGCGAGTTGCCATCGTATCAAGTGCTTTCGTACCTGCGCTTTCATTCTTATCTTGATAAATAAAAACTTCACCAGTTTTTAAGTTGGTATATCTAACCCAAGGAATTTTATCTCTCTTTTCATCTGAAGATTTATATTCGATTCTCACATTTGGATTTATGTGCCAGTGAATTCCTTCTTGCAGACCTAAAGCGCTTAACGGCGCACCGATCTTCATTGTTAACGTAACATCCCACTCAGTATTTTTTTCATCTGCTAGATAATGTTTTTGTGTTACTAGTTTTCTTGAATAAAATTTTTGAGGCCAATGGCATTGTTCACATGTTTCGCGTGCCGGGCGTAAATTTGATATTGGAGTTTCTATCGGTCTTGGAACAGTGCCTAACGTAACGGCATATACTTGATATAAACCGGAAAGTTTGGATCTCACATACCAATCGGCACCCTCACCAACATGACAGGCAACGCAAGCGACTTTAGCATGGGGAGAATTTTGATATGCGGTATATTCAGGCTGCATAACACTGTGACAAAGTTTACCGCAAAACTCAACCGACTCTGTGTAATGAAACGCTTCATAACTGCCAAAAGCAGTAAGAAAAAGAAAAATTGTTGTTCCTATTGCAAAGATGAAGAATGCATGTCTGTGGTGAATATCATTTAAATTAACTTGCGGCCATTGAGTAGGAGGAAGAAGATGTTTTTTTCTATCACGTCGAACTTTCAAGAACATTCCAGTTGGAATTAGTATCAGTCCAAAAGCCAAAAATCCCGGAAGAATAATATATACTACCAATCCTAAGTAAGTTCCTCCTCCGGATGTGAAGGTTATTACAAATAAAAAGATTATCATAAAAAGACTGATCAATGCAATAGTTGCGCCAATAAGAGAAACCCAGTTCTGAGTTGAATGAGGTAATTTTAATTTCATTACTTGCCTTATATATTAATGGTTCATTGATGTCTTTAAAACGATATCACTTCCGAAAATTAATTAGAGCGAGATGGAATTCCAACTTATAATTATTGGAATACTTCAACTTCACACGGTAGGAAAATATTTTCTTTAGTTATGAAGCTTTTTTCTCTTTATCCTTAATTTTAAAATACAGTGCAATAACAAAAACCAAAAAAGCTAAAGTAGCTATAGCAAATCCATTTCTTCTAGTAGAATAGTCGTCAATTTCTTTTTGAGCCAACAGAGACGCTTTATTTGAAAATTCAATTCCTTCTTTTGTTTTATCGCCAACCTTAGCTGAATCAAAAGTATGAATCAAAGTCCTGGATTGAATCAATGCCTGTTTTGCATCTTGAAGCTGGAACCCGATTTCTACATCGTTCATTCCTTTTTGTCTAACTTCCAAATATTTTGCGTTAGCTGCATCGTATTCATTTTTCAATTGAGTAAGTGATGAATATATTTTTTTAGAAACTGCAAAACCTTTATCGCCCTCAGTATGGCAATCAATACACTTTGAATCTTTTCCTACACCAATCATTTCATCGTTTGGTTTTTGAACACCATGATTTCCATGGCATTGCTCACATCCGTGAAAATCTTGTTCTTCAAATGCTTTTGCCATTCTTGTGGCGTTGAAAAATTCCATATTGCTAACGTGGCATGTTCCGCATACATGCGAGATAGATTTAAGTCCAGGAGGAGTAGCGCCATGATTACCATGACAATCATTACAAGCCGGCGCACTAATATCTTTATTTTTAAGCAAAGCAATACCATGTACACTTTTTGAATATTCTTCCAACTGATTTACAGGAATATTATAATTTTTCATCAGAGTGGAATTACCGTGACATTTGTTACAAGTATTCGGAACGTTTAATGCATATACGGATGAACGCGGATCTTTTGCGGGAAGAATTGAATGTGCTGTGTGGCAGCTGGAACATTCGGCAACATTCTCGTCTCCAGCCAATAGTTTTTTGCCGTGAACACTTGTGTAATATTGTTCAACTTGATCTGTAGCGATTCTCGGCTGATATACTCTCATAATATTAATATTCGAATGACACTTTCCACAAAATTTTGGAATGTCTTTTCTTTTTGGTGTGCCAACAAAACCTTTCGATGGGCTCATTGCAATATCTTGATCATCACTATTTGGATCCCCGCCATGGCATGAGGAACAGGAAAGATTTGCGTGGCGATGAATATCATTTTCAGTAAAATCTTTGGGTAGGTTTTCTATTTCCTTATGGCATGCAAAACATTGATCTACTTTAGTACCTTGTTTAGTTTTGTCGCCTTTCTTTTCACTGAGAACGAAACCAAATAGGAACAAGATTGTTATTGCATATATTGATAAATAAAAAAATCTTTTTCTCATATCGTTGTTCCCTATAATATGTAACCTAAGACTGTCATTATCACGATAAACGCAACAATAATAATTCCGATTAAGGTTAATGGTTGAATTTTCCAATTAGGTTTGTGTTTCACTTTTATGTAAGGAATTAACATCCAGACAAAACCGGCAACACCAAAGAACAATACACCGAGCAATTCACCTTCCAGGAATAAAATATGAGCGGGAAGAAGTTTTAACGATTGGAACATGAACATAAAATACCATTCAGGTCTAATTCCAGAAGGAGCCGAAGCAAACGCATCTGCTTTGTTTCCCAATTCCCACGGAGAATAGAGTGCTAAAAAAATCAGAACATTAAAAACAATAACCCATAGTAACAGATCCTTCAAAGCAAAATCCGGGAAAAACGGAATATATTTTTTCTTTTCTTCGGGTAGATTCTTAAAATGTTCAGGTTCATGCATACCTTGCCGTTGAATAAACAATAAGTGCATAACTAAAAATAACGTAAAGATGGCGGGAAGAATCGCAACATGAATTCCAAAGAATCTTGAAAGTGTTGCACCAGTTACCTCTTCGCCACCTCGTAAAAATATCTTCAACGGCTCTCCAATTACAGGAACTACTCCAACGATATCTGTTCCAACCTTCGTTGCAAAAAATGCTAATTCATTCCATGGTAATAAATAACCGCTAAATCCGAATGCGAGTGTAAGAACCAAAATAATAAAACCGGTAATCCATGTTAACTCTCTTGGTTTTACATATGCCTTTGAAAAGAATACACTGAACATATGAATGAACGCGAATAGGACTAAAAGATTAGCAGACCAACTATGAACATTTCTTATTAACCAACCGAACTTAACTTCGGTAACTATGAAGCGAACGCTTTCATAAGCGCTGTCTTCACCGGGTCTATAGTATAAGAGAAGAAGTATCCCTGTAAATAGCTGAACTAAAAACAGGAAGAGTGTTACACCTCCCATATAATACCAAATAGAGTGTCTATGTTCCGGAACTTTTTTGTGTAGAAGTAAATTGCGTACCGGAGTTAGATCATACCGTTCATCTATCCAATCAATTAATTTTGATCCGATTTTCTTCATCATTTTTTAACCCACTTTAGTAATAACAATTTCATCTTTAACTATTTTTACTTCGTATTCTTCCAGAGGTCTGGGCGGCGGACCGGAAACATTACGACCACTTAGATCATAAATACCGTTATGACAAGCACACCAGATCTGCTTTGTATCATTCTTGTATTGAACGATGCAATCTAAATGAGTGCAACTGG
This window contains:
- a CDS encoding Nif3-like dinuclear metal center hexameric protein, encoding MTKYLDDWAPPGAAWEKDNVGLQIGSRRQKIKSIMLCLELNDEVLKESLQKKCNFIFTHHPLIFKPIKKLDTENNSLAELIEKLFKHNISVYSAHTNFDSIKDGVSFELAKVLKLKNIRFLQNEENNQFKVVTFIPATSLDKISEAIFSAGGGIIGEYENCSFRSSGEGTFKGSPKSNPQVGKKNRFENVNEIRLEVIVDSWKLNKVISAILKTHPYEEPAYDIYSLKNKNVNYGTGAIGELEEGMNENKFLSFVSKSLKTKVLKYCEGTGKAIKKVAVCGGSGSELLIKTISEGADAFVTADIKYHTYQEAERKILLIDAGHYETEIISLKAAQQVINSFIPKSNGIKILKYSGSTNPVKFYKQ
- a CDS encoding C4-type zinc ribbon domain-containing protein; this translates as MIEKLSVLYELQLIDNQLDELEELRGDLPAAVNDLKFQINTIDEQIETKEAEKKGSINKRKQNDEDVDRIKANLKKFKSQLYQVRNNKEYDALTKEIDHSEAQITKFEAESSALEDLVQKLKKEISEVEPQLDTLSKDLKEKETELKQIIKANEREEARLKDKRDKVATKVRKPDYNTYSRIRKALGGKAVVTIIRAACSGCHNVVPPQRQLEIKSSKRLFSCESCGRILVSPDVAAEVEKKIKF
- a CDS encoding aminotransferase class IV, translated to MSRLIESIKVYNKRLYNIEYHNVRMNNSRAELLNAKDQIDLSQIILLPDDLSNELYKCRVIYSQEIISVDFQKYNKEKINCLQIVHDNEITYSLKFENRTIFEDHLTKSKADEILIIKNGFVTDTSFSNVVFFDGTKYFTPSSPLLKGTKRAKLIANGIIQEEEIRLNDIQKFKFVYLINAFLDLSEENKIPIEKIIRIEKTPTRSGSLII
- a CDS encoding aminodeoxychorismate synthase component I, giving the protein MNINKSLALETMNEYGKNKIPFLFIIDFDMLEPQIIKLNEINPLEILFNINGRKNYEVTLLPDKNIQFEKYPVPFETYKKSFDKVLKQIRDGNTYLLNLTFPTEIKTNLTLKEMFLLSNAKYKLFYKNKFIVFSPESFIRIEGNTISSYPMKGTIDSSIPNAEEIILSDKKETAEHNTIIDLIRNDLSIISSNVQVEKYRYVEKIVTNDKSLLQVSSKITGTLKEHYNTKIGEMIFTLLPAGSISGAPKKKTVEIIREAEIYSRGFYTGIFGYYDGSVLDSAVMIRFIEREDEKYFYKSGGGITFLSDAKSEYQELIDKVYVPIN
- a CDS encoding aminodeoxychorismate/anthranilate synthase component II — translated: MNSKILIIDNYDSFTFNLRQIVEEFHYDYTIIKNDELTLDEIDKFSKILISPGPGIPAQAGLVKEVIKQFASSKSILGICLGHQAIAEVFGGKLYNFSDVCHGISTNVKVIDSDDYLFSSIPQNFDAGLYHSWAVSKNNFPDCLKITSVSKDDVIMSLSHIEYDVRGVQFHPESIMTKYGGQLIQNWLQR
- a CDS encoding nuclear transport factor 2 family protein, producing the protein MKHFKNFSITIVVIYMFLIQASPLAAQEWSSAQKEVWKNVEAYWALFAKGDFDGFQSYIHTDYRGWSNSSAMPTTKKSHGKFLEYSMENSKILVYDITPVAIQIYGNYAFVHYYFKMIEKENEGKTTSSSGRWTDILLKQGDKWLMIGDHGG
- the radA gene encoding DNA repair protein RadA yields the protein MAKSRIKYICSSCGHESLRWLGKCPTCDSWNTFTEELIEEKKSGKKKYRGELNISKLNTITEQDEERIKTNIVEFDRVLGGGLMPGSVVLLGGDPGIGKSTLVMQAAAKINGEVLYVTGEESANQINLRAKRLKSHSEKISVLTETDLDIILNAIEKYAPDVVIVDSIQTTYKPDFDNPPGTITQIRECTSELMQLAKKKHCAIILVGHVTKDGAIAGPKVLEHIVDTVLQFEGERSYSYRILRAQKNRFGSTNEIGIFEMNDDGLHEVKNPSEIFLSEREKEITGSVVTSSIEGTRPILLEVQALVTPSSYGNPQRVATGFDYRRLSILLAVLEKRANLRLSAQNVFLNIAGGIRIDEPAVDLAVCCAIASNFTNKFANNDTVVIGEVGLGGEVRSVSNIDKRIQEAAKLGFKKVVIPSNNFKSIKIKNSIDIIPIENLPSAIKEILA
- a CDS encoding ABC transporter ATP-binding protein; this translates as MIEINNLHKSFGSNHVLRGINLNIKEGESLAVIGRSGCGKSVLLKHIVGLLFPDEGFIKFEGKIVNELDRKELYEVRRRFGYLFQGGALFDSMSVEENVALALVENNFGYSKEKIQTIVAEKLELVGLPGTQKFKPSELSGGMKKRVGLARALVTNPDYILYDEPTTGLDPIMSDSIDELIKSLNEKLNVTSIIVTHDMFSVKNTADVIAMMHEGKIYFTGTYEEVLNSKDHVIQKFIQRTGL
- a CDS encoding NapC/NirT family cytochrome c, with translation MKLKLPHSTQNWVSLIGATIALISLFMIIFLFVITFTSGGGTYLGLVVYIILPGFLAFGLILIPTGMFLKVRRDRKKHLLPPTQWPQVNLNDIHHRHAFFIFAIGTTIFLFLTAFGSYEAFHYTESVEFCGKLCHSVMQPEYTAYQNSPHAKVACVACHVGEGADWYVRSKLSGLYQVYAVTLGTVPRPIETPISNLRPARETCEQCHWPQKFYSRKLVTQKHYLADEKNTEWDVTLTMKIGAPLSALGLQEGIHWHINPNVRIEYKSSDEKRDKIPWVRYTNLKTGEVFIYQDKNESAGTKALDTMATRVMDCMDCHNRPSHNYQPPAFFINNAITAGSIPKELPSIKSKAMDILGTDYSTTDTAMIVIKNKINSFYKEKYPEIYANKKYLIDRAVSGIQEAYKKNIFPEMKVKWSVYPNNIGHMEFMGCFRCHNDNHAAPQGRLIKKDCNLCHSINAQGPPDKLELSSVNSFLQFKHPGEEAGDSWKEMSCAECHTGLNP
- a CDS encoding cytochrome c3 family protein; this translates as MRKRFFYLSIYAITILFLFGFVLSEKKGDKTKQGTKVDQCFACHKEIENLPKDFTENDIHRHANLSCSSCHGGDPNSDDQDIAMSPSKGFVGTPKRKDIPKFCGKCHSNINIMRVYQPRIATDQVEQYYTSVHGKKLLAGDENVAECSSCHTAHSILPAKDPRSSVYALNVPNTCNKCHGNSTLMKNYNIPVNQLEEYSKSVHGIALLKNKDISAPACNDCHGNHGATPPGLKSISHVCGTCHVSNMEFFNATRMAKAFEEQDFHGCEQCHGNHGVQKPNDEMIGVGKDSKCIDCHTEGDKGFAVSKKIYSSLTQLKNEYDAANAKYLEVRQKGMNDVEIGFQLQDAKQALIQSRTLIHTFDSAKVGDKTKEGIEFSNKASLLAQKEIDDYSTRRNGFAIATLAFLVFVIALYFKIKDKEKKAS